DNA from Gammaproteobacteria bacterium:
TTCCGCGCGAATCCAGTGCACCGCGAAAGACACCAGCCGCACGCCGATCTCGGGATCGAAGCGCTTGACCGCTTTCATCAGGCCTATATTGCCTTCCTGAATCAGATCGCCCAACTGCAGACCGTAGCCCCGATACCCGCGCGCGACCTGCACCACGAAACGCAGGTGATGCGTTACAAGCTTGCGCGCGGCTTCGAGGTCGTCATGGTCACGCAGTTTCGTGGCCAGGCTTTTTTCCTCCTGGGCGCTTAGTATAGGCAGTTGATAGACCGCACTAATGTACGTGTCCAGATTGCCGACTGGCACCGCCAGCGCGGCGGATCGAAGCTGAACCAAGGCTTGATTCATAGATGTTTCCCCCAGAGTGAACGACGCTAATTTAGCACTCCGCGAATTAGAGTGCCAGATACTCAGTGGGTTCCGGGGCTCAGCGGGCAGGTACGGATACTATTAGGAGCTCCGCCGGCAGCAAGTTTCCCGATCAATAATCAGTGCGGTTCGACCAGGCTCAAATGGCGTCCCACCGCCAGCCACGAGCCCAGCAGCCCCAGCGCCGCGCCTGTGCCCAGCAGCAGCAGCGTGCCTTCAAAGCCGGGCCCAAGTAGCTGGTGATCCGCGCCGTAAAGCAACGCCAGGTGGGCGGCCGGCCCGTCAATCAACAGCAGCGCACCGCCCACCAGCAGCCACGCCAGCACGCCGCCCAGCAGTCCGTACCAGACGCCGCCATATAGAAACGGTCGCCGCACGAACCCGTCAGTCGCGCCGACCAGCTTGGTGACCTCGATCTCCTCGCGGCGGTTCTGAATATCCAGCCGAATGGTGTTGCCTACGATCAGCAGCACAGCCAGGCCAAGCAGGATCGCGATCGCGGTCACGCCGCGGCGCGCGATGTTCATGATCGCCTGCAGCCTTTGCAGCCATTCCATGTCCAGTTGCGCCAGGTCCACGGCGGGCAGGGTATTCAGCGCCGCCAGCAAAGAGTTGGCCTCTAGCGGCCGGCGCGTGTCCGCCGCCGGCGTCACCACCACCACCGACGGCAACGGATTGCGTTCGAGCTTGTCCAGGGCGCCGCCGAATCCGGAGTTTTCCTGAAATTCCGCCATCGCCTGCGCGGCGCTGATCAGCCGTACGGATTCCACGTCACCGCGTTGACCGATCTCCGCCGCCACGTCCCGCGCTGCTGCCAGCGGCGTATCTACTTTTAGAAACAGCGAAATGCTGGCGGTGTTGTCCCAGCCGCCGGCGATAGTCTGTAGGTTGGCGAGTAGCACGTACAGACCACAT
Protein-coding regions in this window:
- a CDS encoding ABC transporter permease, with protein sequence MARGAIFTRSALGAKLYIYGQAHLRTLLASLGRIWHAPLSSIMTTAVIGIALALPCGLYVLLANLQTIAGGWDNTASISLFLKVDTPLAAARDVAAEIGQRGDVESVRLISAAQAMAEFQENSGFGGALDKLERNPLPSVVVVTPAADTRRPLEANSLLAALNTLPAVDLAQLDMEWLQRLQAIMNIARRGVTAIAILLGLAVLLIVGNTIRLDIQNRREEIEVTKLVGATDGFVRRPFLYGGVWYGLLGGVLAWLLVGGALLLIDGPAAHLALLYGADHQLLGPGFEGTLLLLGTGAALGLLGSWLAVGRHLSLVEPH